The following proteins are encoded in a genomic region of Oryza brachyantha chromosome 11, ObraRS2, whole genome shotgun sequence:
- the LOC102721970 gene encoding NAC domain-containing protein 83-like — protein MAGTGACITMADGTTMRLPPGCVFRPTEDELVVHYLYRRAIQAPLPCDFIADIDISRHNPWDVVREEEKTNGRYFFTRKENNHGDHRGNRAAGDGFWRSEGSDVPVYYNDGDAADGDMLVGMKRTLVFHCKSSPSAQRTGWVMQEFRLAGASLLPCPVMADAAADGSNPSNNCTEATITQKSDGGSSADHICAHLGTTMVEPDSSWLICPIYKKRQHARHVIIPSANGNAGELAFALPAVGNGEVDFMEGTDESADVNNDNDGDAHGQN, from the exons ATGGCCGGCACCGGAGCTTGCATCACCATGGCGGACGGCACGACGATGCGCCTCCCTCCTGGGTGCGTCTTCCGCCCCACGGAGGACGAGCTCGTCGTCCACTACCTGTACCGCCGCGCCATCCAGGCGCCGCTCCCCTGCGACTTCATCGCCGACATCGACATCTCGCGCCACAACCCCTGGGACGTCGTGCGAG aggaggagaaaaCGAATGGGAGGTACTTCTTCACTCGCAAGGAGAATAACCATGGCGACCACCGCGGAAACCGCGCTGCGGGGGATGGGTTCTGGCGGTCGGAAGGCTCGGATGTTCCGGTGTACTacaacgacggcgacgccgccgacggcgacatGCTGGTCGGGATGAAGCGCACCCTGGTGTTCCACTGCAAGAGTTCTCCGTCGGCACAGCGTACCGGGTGGGTGATGCAGGAGTTCCGGCTTGCAGGTGCAAGCCTCCTGCCATGCCCTGTGATGGCGGATGCTGCCGCCGATGGCTCCAACCCGTCCAACAACTGCACCGAAGCAACAATCACCCAG AAAAGTGATGGTGGTTCGTCTGCTGATCATATTTGTGCCCACCTGGGGACAACCATGGTCGAACCTGACAGTTCATGGCTGATCTGCCCCATCTACAAGAAGAGGCAGCATGCACGACATGTCATCATCCCTTCGGCCAATGGCAATGCAGGGGAACTCGCCTTCGCCCTGCCTGCCGTTGGCAATGGCGAAGTTGATTTCATGGAGGGGACTGATGAGTCCGCTGATGTCAATAATGACAATGATGGTGATGCCCATGGCCAGAACTAG